A window of the Carassius gibelio isolate Cgi1373 ecotype wild population from Czech Republic chromosome B16, carGib1.2-hapl.c, whole genome shotgun sequence genome harbors these coding sequences:
- the LOC127975469 gene encoding dual specificity tyrosine-phosphorylation-regulated kinase 1B-like isoform X3, which translates to MSSQHSHPSFGNIHSMADQQQVLSDMTILQRRIPPSFRDPASAPLRKLSVDLIKTYKHINEVYYTKKKRRAQQVPPEDSSTKKERKVYNDGYDDDNYDYIVKNGEKWLDRYEIDSLIGKGSFGQVVKAYDHHEQEWVAIKIIKNKKAFLNQAQIELRLLELMNKHDTEMKYYIVHLKRHFMFRNHLCLVFELLSYNLYDLLRNTNFRGVSLNLTRKFAQQLCTALLFLATPELSIIHCDLKPENILLCNPKRSAIKIVDFGSSCQLGQRIYQYIQSRFYRSPEVLLGMPYDLAIDMWSLGCILVEMHTGEPLFSGSNEVDQMNKIVEVLGVPPNHMLDQAPKARKYFDKLSDGLWTVKKNKDIKKVLYPSASEYKPPATRRLHEILGVETGGPGGRRAGEQGHAPCDYLKFKDLILRMLDYDPKTRITPFYALQHNFFKKTTDEGTNTSSSTSTSPAMDHSHSTSTTSSVSSSGGSSGSSNDNRNYRYSNRYYNSAVTHTDYEMQSPQAPSQQQLRIWPGGDSSMGQLSNSSSDSSYPQLLLHKPAATQHSRHFLGNIGGMMEPHHPHPIYGSHHSNGRQLRQQQQNQPQGQASQGQQGQALMPISSPQMQDSIELSLTHHHHLGQSSIMQPPPSSLDSSQYGSSNLHLGLSAFRTRTVMAPQQPPSASQQQLPQAPASQDSMVAASSLGYIPPCYAGSNNNNNPPQGSVGVGGVLTGGPPPRGVGGAGGRPDSEESAMMAVCGSGSGSGQSAANS; encoded by the exons ATGTCGAGCCAGCACAGCCACCCCTCCTTCGGTAACATCCACTCCATGGCCGACCAGCAGCAG GTGCTGTCAGATATGACCATCCTGCAGAGGAGGATTCCCCCAAGTTTTCGAGATCCCGCCAGCGCACCGCTACGAAAACTCTCAGTCGATCTCATCAAGACATACAAGCACATCAATGAG GTATATTACACGAAGAAGAAACGGCGAGCCCAGCAGGTTCCCCCCGAGGACTCTAGCACCAAAAAAGAGCGCAAGGTGTACAACGACGGCTACGACGACGACAACTATGACTACATTGTGAAGAACGGGGAGAAGTGGCTGGACCGCTACGAGATCGACTCGCTTATTGGCAAGGGCTCCTTCGGACAG GTGGTGAAAGCCTATGACCACCACGAGCAGGAGTGGGTGGCCATCAAGATCATCAAGAACAAGAAAGCCTTCCTGAACCAAGCCCAGATTGAGCTGCGGCTTCTTGAGCTCATGAACAAACACGACACTGAGATGAAGTACTACATAG TCCACTTAAAGAGGCACTTCATGTTCCGTAACCACCTGTGCCTGGTGTTCGAGCTTCTCTCCTACAACCTGTACGACCTCCTGCGTAACACCAACTTCCGCGGCGTCTCGCTCAACCTGACGCGCAAGTTCGCTCAGCAGCTGTGCACGGCGCTGCTCTTCCTGGCCACGCCCGAGCTCAGCATCATCCACTGCGACCTCAAGCCCGAGAACATCCTCCTTTGCAATCCCAAGCGCAGTGCCATCAAGATCGTGGACTTTGGCAGTTCCTGCCAACTAGGACAGAGG ATTTACCAGTACATCCAGAGTCGGTTTTACCGCTCTCCTGAGGTGTTGCTGGGCATGCCGTATGACCTGGCTATAGACATGTGGTCCCTGGGCTGTATCCTGGTGGAGATGCACACGGGCGAACCGCTCTTCAGTGGCTCCAATGAG GTGGACCAGATGAATAAAATAGTGGAGGTGCTGGGGGTCCCGCCCAACCATATGCTGGATCAGGCCCCTAAAGCACGCAAGTACTTCGACAAGCTGTCCGACGGCCTGTGGACCGTCAAGAAGAACAAGGACATTAAGAAGGTACTTTATCCTTCAGCCTCC GAATATAAACCACCTGCCACACGACGACTGCACGAGATCCTGGGGGTGGAGACGGGAGGTCCAGGGGGGAGGCGAGCTGGAGAACAGGGTCACGCGCCCTGCGACTACCTGAAGTTCAAGGACCTGATCCTGCGCATGCTGGACTATGACCCCAAGACGCGCATCACACCCTTTTATGCGCTGCAGCACAACTTCTTCAAGAAGACGACGGATGAGggcaccaacaccagcagctccACCTCCACAAGCCCTGCCATGGACCACAGCCACTCCACCTCCACCACTAGCTCCGTCTCCAGCTCTG GTGGATCTAGCGGTTCTTCCAATGACAACCGAAATTACCGGTACAGCAACCGGTACTACAACAGTGCAGTCACTCACACGGACTACGAGATGCAGAGCCCACAA GCTCCATCTCAACAGCAGTTGCGCATCTGGCCGGGAGGGGACAGCAGCATGGGTCAGCTGTCCAACAGCAGCAGTGACTCCTCCTACCCACAGCTCCTGTTGCACAAGCCGGCGGCCACGCAGCACTCGCGCCACTTCCTGGGCAACATTGGGGGCATGATGGAGCCGCACCATCCCCACCCCATCTACGGCAGCCACCACAGCAACGGCAGACAGCTCCGGCAACAGCAGCAGAACCAGCCGCAGGGCCAGGCCTCGCAGGGCCAGCAGGGCCAGGCACTGATGCCCATCTCCTCCCCGCAGATGCAGGACAGCATCGAGCTCAGCCTCACCCACCACCACCACCTGGGTCAGTCTTCCATCATGCAGCCGCCCCCGTCGAGCTTGGACTCCAGTCAGTACGGCTCCTCCAACCTCCACCTGGGCCTCTCTGCCTTTCGGACTAGGACAGTCATGGCCCCCCAGCAGCCCCCTTCTGCTTCCCAGCAACAGTTGCCCCAGGCCCCAGCCTCCCAGGACAGCATGGTCGCTGCCTCCAGTTTGGGATACATCCCTCCGTGCTACGCTGgcagcaacaacaataacaacccACCGCAGGGAAGCGTCGGGGTTGGGGGGGTGCTCACCGGGGGGCCTCCACCCAGGGGAGTCGGGGGAGCTGGGGGGCGGCCGGACTCCGAGGAGTCTGCCATGATGGCAGTGTGCGGCAGCGGGAGTGGGAGCGGTCAGAGTGCAGCCAACTCTTGA
- the LOC127975469 gene encoding dual specificity tyrosine-phosphorylation-regulated kinase 1B-like isoform X2 — protein sequence MVITSSVEEKPQPSNRMVANLPTESWIGTPDQNRFLPQSHLLRKPARSGSSSGCKPPSSTLCQPAALGFSPAEPTMSSQHSHPSFGNIHSMADQQQVLSDMTILQRRIPPSFRDPASAPLRKLSVDLIKTYKHINEVYYTKKKRRAQQVPPEDSSTKKERKVYNDGYDDDNYDYIVKNGEKWLDRYEIDSLIGKGSFGQVVKAYDHHEQEWVAIKIIKNKKAFLNQAQIELRLLELMNKHDTEMKYYIVHLKRHFMFRNHLCLVFELLSYNLYDLLRNTNFRGVSLNLTRKFAQQLCTALLFLATPELSIIHCDLKPENILLCNPKRSAIKIVDFGSSCQLGQRIYQYIQSRFYRSPEVLLGMPYDLAIDMWSLGCILVEMHTGEPLFSGSNEVDQMNKIVEVLGVPPNHMLDQAPKARKYFDKLSDGLWTVKKNKDIKKEYKPPATRRLHEILGVETGGPGGRRAGEQGHAPCDYLKFKDLILRMLDYDPKTRITPFYALQHNFFKKTTDEGTNTSSSTSTSPAMDHSHSTSTTSSVSSSGGSSGSSNDNRNYRYSNRYYNSAVTHTDYEMQSPQAPSQQQLRIWPGGDSSMGQLSNSSSDSSYPQLLLHKPAATQHSRHFLGNIGGMMEPHHPHPIYGSHHSNGRQLRQQQQNQPQGQASQGQQGQALMPISSPQMQDSIELSLTHHHHLGQSSIMQPPPSSLDSSQYGSSNLHLGLSAFRTRTVMAPQQPPSASQQQLPQAPASQDSMVAASSLGYIPPCYAGSNNNNNPPQGSVGVGGVLTGGPPPRGVGGAGGRPDSEESAMMAVCGSGSGSGQSAANS from the exons ATGGTGATCACTTCGTCTGTGGAGGAGAAGCCGCAGCCTTCTAACAGAATGGTCGCAAACTTGCCGACCGAATCCTGGATTGGCACTCCAGATCAGAATCGCTTCTTACCCCAGTCACACCTACTACGGAAGCCTGCAAGAA GCGGAAGCAGCTCAGGATGCAAGCCCCCCTCCTCTACCCTCTGCCAGCCTGCCGCCTTGGGCTTCTCCCCCGCTGAGCCAACCATGTCGAGCCAGCACAGCCACCCCTCCTTCGGTAACATCCACTCCATGGCCGACCAGCAGCAG GTGCTGTCAGATATGACCATCCTGCAGAGGAGGATTCCCCCAAGTTTTCGAGATCCCGCCAGCGCACCGCTACGAAAACTCTCAGTCGATCTCATCAAGACATACAAGCACATCAATGAG GTATATTACACGAAGAAGAAACGGCGAGCCCAGCAGGTTCCCCCCGAGGACTCTAGCACCAAAAAAGAGCGCAAGGTGTACAACGACGGCTACGACGACGACAACTATGACTACATTGTGAAGAACGGGGAGAAGTGGCTGGACCGCTACGAGATCGACTCGCTTATTGGCAAGGGCTCCTTCGGACAG GTGGTGAAAGCCTATGACCACCACGAGCAGGAGTGGGTGGCCATCAAGATCATCAAGAACAAGAAAGCCTTCCTGAACCAAGCCCAGATTGAGCTGCGGCTTCTTGAGCTCATGAACAAACACGACACTGAGATGAAGTACTACATAG TCCACTTAAAGAGGCACTTCATGTTCCGTAACCACCTGTGCCTGGTGTTCGAGCTTCTCTCCTACAACCTGTACGACCTCCTGCGTAACACCAACTTCCGCGGCGTCTCGCTCAACCTGACGCGCAAGTTCGCTCAGCAGCTGTGCACGGCGCTGCTCTTCCTGGCCACGCCCGAGCTCAGCATCATCCACTGCGACCTCAAGCCCGAGAACATCCTCCTTTGCAATCCCAAGCGCAGTGCCATCAAGATCGTGGACTTTGGCAGTTCCTGCCAACTAGGACAGAGG ATTTACCAGTACATCCAGAGTCGGTTTTACCGCTCTCCTGAGGTGTTGCTGGGCATGCCGTATGACCTGGCTATAGACATGTGGTCCCTGGGCTGTATCCTGGTGGAGATGCACACGGGCGAACCGCTCTTCAGTGGCTCCAATGAG GTGGACCAGATGAATAAAATAGTGGAGGTGCTGGGGGTCCCGCCCAACCATATGCTGGATCAGGCCCCTAAAGCACGCAAGTACTTCGACAAGCTGTCCGACGGCCTGTGGACCGTCAAGAAGAACAAGGACATTAAGAAG GAATATAAACCACCTGCCACACGACGACTGCACGAGATCCTGGGGGTGGAGACGGGAGGTCCAGGGGGGAGGCGAGCTGGAGAACAGGGTCACGCGCCCTGCGACTACCTGAAGTTCAAGGACCTGATCCTGCGCATGCTGGACTATGACCCCAAGACGCGCATCACACCCTTTTATGCGCTGCAGCACAACTTCTTCAAGAAGACGACGGATGAGggcaccaacaccagcagctccACCTCCACAAGCCCTGCCATGGACCACAGCCACTCCACCTCCACCACTAGCTCCGTCTCCAGCTCTG GTGGATCTAGCGGTTCTTCCAATGACAACCGAAATTACCGGTACAGCAACCGGTACTACAACAGTGCAGTCACTCACACGGACTACGAGATGCAGAGCCCACAA GCTCCATCTCAACAGCAGTTGCGCATCTGGCCGGGAGGGGACAGCAGCATGGGTCAGCTGTCCAACAGCAGCAGTGACTCCTCCTACCCACAGCTCCTGTTGCACAAGCCGGCGGCCACGCAGCACTCGCGCCACTTCCTGGGCAACATTGGGGGCATGATGGAGCCGCACCATCCCCACCCCATCTACGGCAGCCACCACAGCAACGGCAGACAGCTCCGGCAACAGCAGCAGAACCAGCCGCAGGGCCAGGCCTCGCAGGGCCAGCAGGGCCAGGCACTGATGCCCATCTCCTCCCCGCAGATGCAGGACAGCATCGAGCTCAGCCTCACCCACCACCACCACCTGGGTCAGTCTTCCATCATGCAGCCGCCCCCGTCGAGCTTGGACTCCAGTCAGTACGGCTCCTCCAACCTCCACCTGGGCCTCTCTGCCTTTCGGACTAGGACAGTCATGGCCCCCCAGCAGCCCCCTTCTGCTTCCCAGCAACAGTTGCCCCAGGCCCCAGCCTCCCAGGACAGCATGGTCGCTGCCTCCAGTTTGGGATACATCCCTCCGTGCTACGCTGgcagcaacaacaataacaacccACCGCAGGGAAGCGTCGGGGTTGGGGGGGTGCTCACCGGGGGGCCTCCACCCAGGGGAGTCGGGGGAGCTGGGGGGCGGCCGGACTCCGAGGAGTCTGCCATGATGGCAGTGTGCGGCAGCGGGAGTGGGAGCGGTCAGAGTGCAGCCAACTCTTGA
- the LOC127975469 gene encoding dual specificity tyrosine-phosphorylation-regulated kinase 1B-like isoform X1, protein MVITSSVEEKPQPSNRMVANLPTESWIGTPDQNRFLPQSHLLRKPARSGSSSGCKPPSSTLCQPAALGFSPAEPTMSSQHSHPSFGNIHSMADQQQVLSDMTILQRRIPPSFRDPASAPLRKLSVDLIKTYKHINEVYYTKKKRRAQQVPPEDSSTKKERKVYNDGYDDDNYDYIVKNGEKWLDRYEIDSLIGKGSFGQVVKAYDHHEQEWVAIKIIKNKKAFLNQAQIELRLLELMNKHDTEMKYYIVHLKRHFMFRNHLCLVFELLSYNLYDLLRNTNFRGVSLNLTRKFAQQLCTALLFLATPELSIIHCDLKPENILLCNPKRSAIKIVDFGSSCQLGQRIYQYIQSRFYRSPEVLLGMPYDLAIDMWSLGCILVEMHTGEPLFSGSNEVDQMNKIVEVLGVPPNHMLDQAPKARKYFDKLSDGLWTVKKNKDIKKVLYPSASEYKPPATRRLHEILGVETGGPGGRRAGEQGHAPCDYLKFKDLILRMLDYDPKTRITPFYALQHNFFKKTTDEGTNTSSSTSTSPAMDHSHSTSTTSSVSSSGGSSGSSNDNRNYRYSNRYYNSAVTHTDYEMQSPQAPSQQQLRIWPGGDSSMGQLSNSSSDSSYPQLLLHKPAATQHSRHFLGNIGGMMEPHHPHPIYGSHHSNGRQLRQQQQNQPQGQASQGQQGQALMPISSPQMQDSIELSLTHHHHLGQSSIMQPPPSSLDSSQYGSSNLHLGLSAFRTRTVMAPQQPPSASQQQLPQAPASQDSMVAASSLGYIPPCYAGSNNNNNPPQGSVGVGGVLTGGPPPRGVGGAGGRPDSEESAMMAVCGSGSGSGQSAANS, encoded by the exons ATGGTGATCACTTCGTCTGTGGAGGAGAAGCCGCAGCCTTCTAACAGAATGGTCGCAAACTTGCCGACCGAATCCTGGATTGGCACTCCAGATCAGAATCGCTTCTTACCCCAGTCACACCTACTACGGAAGCCTGCAAGAA GCGGAAGCAGCTCAGGATGCAAGCCCCCCTCCTCTACCCTCTGCCAGCCTGCCGCCTTGGGCTTCTCCCCCGCTGAGCCAACCATGTCGAGCCAGCACAGCCACCCCTCCTTCGGTAACATCCACTCCATGGCCGACCAGCAGCAG GTGCTGTCAGATATGACCATCCTGCAGAGGAGGATTCCCCCAAGTTTTCGAGATCCCGCCAGCGCACCGCTACGAAAACTCTCAGTCGATCTCATCAAGACATACAAGCACATCAATGAG GTATATTACACGAAGAAGAAACGGCGAGCCCAGCAGGTTCCCCCCGAGGACTCTAGCACCAAAAAAGAGCGCAAGGTGTACAACGACGGCTACGACGACGACAACTATGACTACATTGTGAAGAACGGGGAGAAGTGGCTGGACCGCTACGAGATCGACTCGCTTATTGGCAAGGGCTCCTTCGGACAG GTGGTGAAAGCCTATGACCACCACGAGCAGGAGTGGGTGGCCATCAAGATCATCAAGAACAAGAAAGCCTTCCTGAACCAAGCCCAGATTGAGCTGCGGCTTCTTGAGCTCATGAACAAACACGACACTGAGATGAAGTACTACATAG TCCACTTAAAGAGGCACTTCATGTTCCGTAACCACCTGTGCCTGGTGTTCGAGCTTCTCTCCTACAACCTGTACGACCTCCTGCGTAACACCAACTTCCGCGGCGTCTCGCTCAACCTGACGCGCAAGTTCGCTCAGCAGCTGTGCACGGCGCTGCTCTTCCTGGCCACGCCCGAGCTCAGCATCATCCACTGCGACCTCAAGCCCGAGAACATCCTCCTTTGCAATCCCAAGCGCAGTGCCATCAAGATCGTGGACTTTGGCAGTTCCTGCCAACTAGGACAGAGG ATTTACCAGTACATCCAGAGTCGGTTTTACCGCTCTCCTGAGGTGTTGCTGGGCATGCCGTATGACCTGGCTATAGACATGTGGTCCCTGGGCTGTATCCTGGTGGAGATGCACACGGGCGAACCGCTCTTCAGTGGCTCCAATGAG GTGGACCAGATGAATAAAATAGTGGAGGTGCTGGGGGTCCCGCCCAACCATATGCTGGATCAGGCCCCTAAAGCACGCAAGTACTTCGACAAGCTGTCCGACGGCCTGTGGACCGTCAAGAAGAACAAGGACATTAAGAAGGTACTTTATCCTTCAGCCTCC GAATATAAACCACCTGCCACACGACGACTGCACGAGATCCTGGGGGTGGAGACGGGAGGTCCAGGGGGGAGGCGAGCTGGAGAACAGGGTCACGCGCCCTGCGACTACCTGAAGTTCAAGGACCTGATCCTGCGCATGCTGGACTATGACCCCAAGACGCGCATCACACCCTTTTATGCGCTGCAGCACAACTTCTTCAAGAAGACGACGGATGAGggcaccaacaccagcagctccACCTCCACAAGCCCTGCCATGGACCACAGCCACTCCACCTCCACCACTAGCTCCGTCTCCAGCTCTG GTGGATCTAGCGGTTCTTCCAATGACAACCGAAATTACCGGTACAGCAACCGGTACTACAACAGTGCAGTCACTCACACGGACTACGAGATGCAGAGCCCACAA GCTCCATCTCAACAGCAGTTGCGCATCTGGCCGGGAGGGGACAGCAGCATGGGTCAGCTGTCCAACAGCAGCAGTGACTCCTCCTACCCACAGCTCCTGTTGCACAAGCCGGCGGCCACGCAGCACTCGCGCCACTTCCTGGGCAACATTGGGGGCATGATGGAGCCGCACCATCCCCACCCCATCTACGGCAGCCACCACAGCAACGGCAGACAGCTCCGGCAACAGCAGCAGAACCAGCCGCAGGGCCAGGCCTCGCAGGGCCAGCAGGGCCAGGCACTGATGCCCATCTCCTCCCCGCAGATGCAGGACAGCATCGAGCTCAGCCTCACCCACCACCACCACCTGGGTCAGTCTTCCATCATGCAGCCGCCCCCGTCGAGCTTGGACTCCAGTCAGTACGGCTCCTCCAACCTCCACCTGGGCCTCTCTGCCTTTCGGACTAGGACAGTCATGGCCCCCCAGCAGCCCCCTTCTGCTTCCCAGCAACAGTTGCCCCAGGCCCCAGCCTCCCAGGACAGCATGGTCGCTGCCTCCAGTTTGGGATACATCCCTCCGTGCTACGCTGgcagcaacaacaataacaacccACCGCAGGGAAGCGTCGGGGTTGGGGGGGTGCTCACCGGGGGGCCTCCACCCAGGGGAGTCGGGGGAGCTGGGGGGCGGCCGGACTCCGAGGAGTCTGCCATGATGGCAGTGTGCGGCAGCGGGAGTGGGAGCGGTCAGAGTGCAGCCAACTCTTGA